Proteins encoded within one genomic window of Zestosphaera sp.:
- a CDS encoding thiamine pyrophosphate-dependent enzyme produces MDVEGSSVKGYHPLDKYLRTDRLPHIWCPGCGLGINLGSIMRAIDRRVREGSLKRENIVFVTGIGCSARTSFYVNFDAAHTLHGRAVAFATGAKLAKPGLEMIIIGGDGDIAGIGGNHLIHAAKRNMDLIVVMITNFVYAMTGGQMAPTTPRGLYTTTTPYGNPEPPLNAVKLISSLNPNYVARASVTHPPLIEQFMYRALGMKGFRFIEVLSTCPEIFGRHIGLRDPVTLYNTLRSKVVVKQNPNVEESELDWEKGFVLGEYIMRDNPSYLEILGRR; encoded by the coding sequence ATGGATGTAGAGGGCTCCTCCGTGAAGGGATATCACCCACTCGACAAGTACTTGAGGACTGACAGACTACCCCACATATGGTGCCCTGGCTGCGGGCTCGGCATAAACTTAGGAAGCATCATGAGAGCTATAGACAGGAGGGTTAGGGAGGGCTCACTGAAGAGGGAGAATATAGTCTTCGTCACAGGCATCGGCTGCTCTGCGAGAACCTCCTTCTACGTCAACTTCGACGCTGCACACACCCTGCACGGGAGGGCTGTAGCCTTCGCCACTGGCGCTAAGCTCGCGAAGCCAGGGCTGGAGATGATAATCATAGGCGGTGATGGAGACATCGCCGGCATCGGCGGCAACCACTTAATCCACGCGGCGAAGAGGAACATGGACCTGATAGTAGTGATGATCACCAACTTCGTCTATGCCATGACCGGAGGTCAGATGGCGCCGACAACGCCGCGCGGACTCTACACGACCACGACCCCCTACGGCAACCCGGAGCCACCGCTTAACGCGGTGAAGCTGATCTCATCGCTTAACCCCAACTACGTGGCTCGGGCGTCAGTGACGCATCCGCCGCTTATAGAGCAGTTCATGTACAGGGCCCTAGGAATGAAGGGCTTCAGATTCATCGAGGTTCTGTCAACATGTCCTGAAATCTTTGGGAGGCATATAGGACTCAGAGATCCGGTCACTCTCTACAACACGCTGAGGAGCAAGGTCGTAGTCAAGCAGAACCCCAACGTTGAGGAGTCAGAGCTTGACTGGGAGAAGGGGTTCGTTCTCGGCGAGTATATAATGCGTGACAACCCTAGCTACTTAGAGATACTTGGGAGGCGGTAG
- a CDS encoding orotidine 5'-phosphate decarboxylase / HUMPS family protein, with product MGLAHRMLRGSGRPIVLAVNYPPPDIVVLDVFLNKVRDFISGVKIGLPYMLRYGLKGLGNLIGKHRNDYYFIADLKLADLAEVMGPAVSEVSSVGFHGVVAHAFVGYKGALESLSAQVKGLDMDLFLQVSLPHEGAGEVLDPSYPLVRGVLNLADASGLIVPASKSIVIKDLKNFFTKKYVILASGILRMGAQPGEGLCSGADAEVVGRAITLAVNPEEAVKEIASSQKRYLESRRNACVST from the coding sequence ATGGGGCTCGCACACAGGATGCTGAGAGGCAGTGGAAGACCTATAGTGCTGGCGGTGAATTATCCGCCTCCAGACATCGTGGTGCTTGATGTGTTTCTAAACAAAGTCCGTGATTTCATCTCCGGCGTTAAGATAGGGTTGCCCTACATGCTTAGATACGGCCTCAAGGGTTTAGGCAATTTAATCGGCAAACACAGGAACGACTACTACTTCATCGCGGATCTGAAGCTCGCCGACCTAGCCGAGGTCATGGGGCCTGCAGTCAGCGAGGTCTCCAGCGTCGGTTTCCACGGGGTGGTGGCCCACGCATTCGTCGGCTACAAGGGGGCTTTAGAGTCCCTGTCGGCTCAGGTGAAGGGCTTGGACATGGACCTCTTCCTACAGGTCTCCCTACCACATGAAGGGGCTGGGGAGGTGCTCGATCCCTCATACCCTCTGGTTAGGGGTGTCCTGAACTTAGCGGACGCCTCAGGGCTGATAGTCCCAGCCAGCAAGAGCATAGTCATTAAAGACCTCAAAAACTTCTTCACCAAGAAGTACGTGATCCTCGCATCAGGCATCCTGAGAATGGGTGCGCAGCCCGGCGAGGGACTCTGCTCAGGCGCTGACGCTGAGGTCGTTGGCAGAGCCATAACGCTGGCGGTAAACCCTGAGGAAGCAGTCAAGGAAATTGCGAGCTCGCAGAAGAGATACCTTGAGAGCAGACGTAATGCATGCGTGTCTACGTGA
- a CDS encoding DUF2208 family protein — translation MAYVQSRKQLLVSTVYSQVLILTLATVNVFYPEYYQYTFILFFLAAMVFTTWSVRKSRVGGKVSPEEVRGGRLLLKSSRSDVMELQSKDSELVAELKPMLKLSMLNLAILPVFFIWYWAYFQFINALTIVEVSEYRFLAYLIGYEVPFALVQAVNLMSRRSVRVMVQVVSEYEVYDKGVLGTGIALKFPFGESKYKVEVNTKRMFVDLVQTSSGKSVVKLRFYSKNPERLHEIFRRYGLQP, via the coding sequence ATGGCTTACGTCCAGAGCAGGAAGCAGCTACTGGTTTCGACGGTGTACTCGCAAGTCCTCATACTTACGTTAGCCACGGTCAACGTGTTCTACCCTGAATACTATCAGTACACGTTCATACTGTTCTTCCTAGCGGCCATGGTCTTCACCACGTGGAGCGTTAGGAAATCGAGGGTTGGGGGCAAGGTATCGCCCGAGGAAGTGAGGGGCGGCAGGCTACTTTTGAAGTCCTCTAGATCGGATGTCATGGAGCTGCAGAGTAAGGACTCTGAACTGGTGGCTGAGCTGAAGCCCATGCTGAAGCTCTCAATGCTGAATCTGGCAATCCTCCCGGTCTTCTTCATATGGTATTGGGCGTACTTCCAGTTCATCAACGCTCTAACCATAGTTGAGGTAAGCGAGTACAGATTCCTAGCTTACCTGATTGGTTATGAAGTCCCCTTCGCCTTAGTCCAGGCCGTGAACTTGATGAGCAGAAGATCCGTCAGAGTGATGGTTCAGGTAGTGTCCGAGTACGAGGTATATGATAAGGGCGTGCTGGGCACTGGGATCGCTCTCAAGTTCCCCTTCGGCGAGAGTAAGTACAAGGTAGAGGTCAACACTAAGAGGATGTTCGTAGATCTAGTCCAGACGAGCAGCGGCAAGTCGGTGGTTAAGCTCAGATTCTACTCCAAAAACCCTGAAAGACTTCACGAAATATTCAGGAGGTACGGGCTTCAGCCTTAG
- a CDS encoding 2-oxoacid:acceptor oxidoreductase subunit alpha, protein MRRVFISGNTAIAEGAIAAGMRFYAGYPITPASDIMEYLAEKLPEVGGVMMQFEDEIASINAVVGASWAGVKSMTATSGPGFSLMVEALGLAIITETPLVVVNVMRAGPSTGVPTKSSQSDVLQVRNGPHGDYVIPVLAPWSVQEAFDMTVKAFNISESLRTPVVLLSDSVIAHLWEAAILREPGEIEVVNRKKPTVPPDEYLPYRPDDDLIPPMACFGEGYNVIVESLTHDERGYYKQDVNTYRRLVNRLCNKILNRIDQVFDVEGYYINDSKYIVVSYGSTARAALAAVRALRNSGVKAGLLRLKTLWPLKVGVIREYCRHADKVFVAENNVGKVVYDIERIVKNGEVLSLPLLNLDVPTPDDIVEGIREWM, encoded by the coding sequence ATGAGGAGGGTTTTTATCTCGGGTAATACGGCGATCGCCGAGGGAGCCATAGCCGCTGGGATGAGGTTCTACGCAGGATACCCGATAACCCCTGCCTCGGACATCATGGAGTACCTAGCTGAGAAACTCCCTGAGGTAGGGGGCGTCATGATGCAGTTCGAGGACGAGATAGCCTCGATTAACGCTGTGGTCGGGGCCTCATGGGCAGGCGTCAAATCCATGACGGCCACCTCGGGGCCGGGCTTCTCCCTCATGGTTGAAGCGCTAGGCCTAGCCATCATCACCGAGACGCCGCTAGTAGTGGTTAATGTCATGAGGGCAGGTCCCTCCACGGGAGTGCCCACTAAATCATCTCAAAGCGACGTCCTTCAGGTTAGGAACGGACCTCACGGGGATTACGTGATCCCGGTTCTTGCGCCGTGGTCTGTTCAGGAGGCTTTCGACATGACCGTGAAGGCTTTCAATATCTCCGAATCTTTAAGAACGCCGGTAGTCCTGCTCTCCGATTCTGTGATTGCTCATTTATGGGAGGCGGCGATTTTGAGGGAGCCGGGGGAGATTGAGGTAGTTAACAGGAAGAAACCTACGGTCCCGCCGGACGAGTATCTGCCTTACAGACCGGATGATGACTTGATACCGCCTATGGCCTGCTTCGGGGAGGGATATAACGTGATTGTTGAGTCCCTAACGCATGATGAGCGCGGGTACTACAAGCAAGACGTTAACACGTACCGCAGACTCGTCAACAGGCTCTGCAACAAGATCTTAAACCGCATTGACCAGGTCTTCGACGTTGAGGGCTACTACATAAACGACTCAAAATACATCGTAGTGTCATACGGCTCGACCGCCAGGGCGGCCCTGGCTGCTGTCAGGGCCCTCAGAAACTCCGGCGTCAAGGCAGGCCTGCTTAGACTCAAGACGCTGTGGCCTCTGAAGGTTGGGGTGATTAGGGAGTACTGCAGGCATGCTGATAAGGTGTTCGTAGCTGAGAACAATGTAGGGAAGGTAGTCTACGATATCGAGAGAATAGTGAAGAATGGTGAGGTCTTGTCTCTCCCGCTCCTGAACCTGGATGTACCGACGCCTGATGATATAGTGGAGGGGATTAGAGAATGGATGTAG
- a CDS encoding 2-oxoacid:acceptor oxidoreductase family protein: protein MKHEILIVGRGGQGVLLLGRILGVAAAKYAGLFATGSETYASETRGGESRVDLIITDNPEGVDFVKVVRASIALFMFPYSLDRYARMLSSDAYVFLNSTYVKEFPSAVQKVFSAPYDEIAERAVGTSRVSNIVALGHMIARTGIMDVRHVESTLKEIVSEKWLETNMKALRAGLEIQ from the coding sequence TTGAAGCATGAGATACTCATAGTTGGGAGGGGCGGTCAGGGGGTCCTCCTTCTCGGACGCATATTAGGGGTGGCCGCGGCCAAGTACGCGGGCCTGTTTGCCACAGGCTCCGAGACCTATGCCTCAGAGACCAGGGGTGGGGAGTCGCGTGTTGATCTCATAATAACGGACAACCCTGAAGGCGTGGACTTCGTTAAAGTTGTTAGGGCGAGTATAGCACTATTCATGTTCCCCTACAGCCTAGACAGGTACGCCAGGATGCTGAGTAGTGATGCTTACGTCTTCCTCAACTCCACATATGTTAAGGAGTTCCCCTCTGCAGTGCAGAAAGTATTCTCAGCACCGTATGATGAGATCGCTGAGAGGGCCGTGGGCACCTCCAGAGTGAGTAATATTGTGGCATTAGGGCACATGATCGCGAGGACAGGCATTATGGACGTAAGGCACGTTGAGAGCACTTTAAAAGAAATAGTTTCTGAGAAATGGCTTGAGACAAATATGAAAGCTTTAAGAGCCGGCCTGGAGATTCAATAA
- a CDS encoding 4Fe-4S binding protein yields MKSSGGRFGINVVANRCKECGICISVCPTKVLVRGDRYNKYGFRYPVPANIGKCIGCRLCEFNCPDFAIFVEVSGR; encoded by the coding sequence ATCAAGTCTTCTGGCGGCAGGTTCGGCATTAACGTTGTTGCGAATAGGTGTAAGGAATGCGGCATATGCATCAGCGTGTGCCCGACTAAGGTCTTGGTCAGAGGCGATAGGTATAACAAATATGGGTTCAGGTATCCAGTGCCAGCCAACATAGGCAAGTGCATCGGATGTAGGCTCTGCGAGTTTAACTGCCCCGACTTCGCCATTTTTGTGGAGGTTAGTGGTAGATGA